Proteins encoded within one genomic window of Streptomyces sp. NBC_01314:
- a CDS encoding ABC transporter permease: MADSTLSRASRWSALKRWDSAVGATFIVVLLLSFSTVDGFGNALNLSFLIGNTLPIALVALPMTLLVVSGEIDLSVASTAGLSGAVMGVLWNQGLTIEAIIPICLLLGVVCGLINGLLVTRLGLSSLAVTIGTLAAYRGIAQIVLGSDAVTDFPTQYLDFAAGRIGDSFVPRALIPFLVLLVIAVIVLHATPFGRSLFAIGASEEAARFTGIRVKRQKLILFTVTGLMASLTGIFWALHYASARYDNATGLELSVIAAVLLGGIDFDGGKGTLGGAIAGVFLLGTLQNVMSLQDVSAQSQIVVTGVLLVLSVLGPRVARQVALARAGRKSAGGSVGKTVGRTVT; the protein is encoded by the coding sequence ATGGCTGACTCCACCCTGTCGCGCGCGAGCCGCTGGTCCGCCCTGAAAAGGTGGGATTCGGCCGTCGGTGCCACGTTCATCGTCGTGCTCCTGCTGTCCTTCTCCACCGTGGACGGCTTCGGCAACGCGCTCAACCTGTCCTTCCTCATCGGCAACACCCTGCCGATCGCGCTGGTCGCCCTCCCGATGACCCTCCTCGTGGTCTCCGGCGAGATCGATCTGTCGGTCGCCTCCACCGCCGGCCTGTCCGGCGCGGTGATGGGCGTCCTGTGGAACCAGGGCCTGACCATCGAGGCGATCATCCCGATCTGTCTCCTCCTCGGCGTCGTCTGCGGACTGATCAACGGCCTGCTGGTCACCCGGCTCGGCCTGTCCTCCCTCGCCGTCACCATCGGTACGCTCGCCGCCTACCGGGGCATCGCGCAGATCGTGCTCGGCTCCGACGCGGTGACCGACTTCCCCACGCAGTACCTCGACTTCGCGGCCGGCCGGATCGGCGACAGCTTCGTTCCCCGGGCACTCATCCCCTTCCTGGTGCTGCTCGTCATCGCCGTGATCGTCCTGCACGCCACCCCGTTCGGGCGTTCCCTGTTCGCGATCGGCGCCAGTGAGGAGGCCGCACGCTTCACCGGCATCCGTGTCAAGCGCCAGAAGCTGATCCTCTTCACGGTGACCGGCCTCATGGCCTCCCTCACCGGCATCTTCTGGGCGCTGCACTACGCCAGCGCCCGCTACGACAACGCGACCGGACTCGAACTCTCCGTCATCGCCGCCGTGTTGCTCGGTGGCATCGACTTCGACGGAGGCAAGGGGACGCTCGGCGGCGCGATCGCCGGCGTGTTCCTGCTCGGCACCCTGCAGAACGTGATGAGCCTGCAGGACGTCTCGGCGCAGTCGCAGATCGTCGTCACGGGTGTCCTGCTCGTGCTGTCCGTGCTCGGTCCCCGGGTGGCGAGGCAGGTCGCTCTCGCTCGGGCCGGCCGAAAATCCGCGGGTGGCTCCGTCGGAAAGACCGTTGGAAGGACGGTCACCTGA
- a CDS encoding ABC transporter permease encodes MTVTTPQNTPVAEVPKSSGTRLVDRVFKMRELAILVVFLVMIVVTQLGNSEFLTEQGIKDLLLNATILVLVAVGQSLVVITRNVDLSVGSTLGISAFAAGIYLQGGGNPVVAVLLAVLLGIGFGLLNGLLVSLGQVPALVVTLGTLYIIRGIDSIWVGSRQITASALPDGFIDFGSGGISAVPYLALIAVVVLVATAYYMKHFGSGRELYALGSNPEAARLAGIPVRKRILVAYTFCGALAGLAGALYLARFGNVDSSTGNGYELTVVSAVVVGGVVFTGGSGSVYGAALGALLLTSINSVLPALGVSSVWVLAINGILLILAIAVDRVVALRVAAALKKRNARHG; translated from the coding sequence ATGACGGTGACCACCCCTCAGAACACCCCCGTCGCCGAGGTGCCCAAGTCCAGCGGCACCCGGCTCGTGGACCGCGTCTTCAAGATGCGTGAACTCGCCATCCTGGTCGTCTTCCTGGTGATGATCGTCGTCACCCAGCTGGGCAACAGCGAGTTCCTCACCGAGCAGGGCATCAAGGACCTCCTGCTCAACGCGACCATCCTGGTGCTGGTCGCCGTAGGCCAGTCGCTGGTCGTCATCACCCGGAACGTCGACCTGTCGGTCGGCTCCACCCTCGGCATCAGCGCCTTCGCCGCCGGCATCTATCTCCAGGGCGGCGGGAACCCGGTCGTGGCCGTGCTCCTGGCGGTCCTGCTGGGCATCGGCTTCGGCCTGCTGAACGGTCTGCTCGTCAGCCTCGGCCAGGTGCCCGCCCTCGTGGTCACCCTCGGCACGCTCTACATCATCCGGGGCATCGACTCGATCTGGGTCGGCTCCCGCCAGATCACCGCGTCCGCCCTGCCCGACGGATTCATCGACTTCGGCTCCGGCGGTATCTCCGCGGTGCCGTACCTGGCGCTGATCGCGGTGGTGGTGCTGGTGGCCACGGCGTACTACATGAAGCACTTCGGCAGCGGCCGCGAGCTGTACGCCCTCGGCTCCAACCCGGAGGCCGCCCGGCTCGCCGGCATCCCGGTCCGCAAGCGGATCCTGGTCGCCTACACCTTCTGCGGCGCCCTCGCCGGCCTCGCCGGAGCGCTCTACCTGGCCCGCTTCGGCAACGTCGACTCCAGCACCGGCAACGGCTACGAACTCACCGTCGTCAGCGCCGTCGTGGTCGGCGGCGTCGTCTTCACCGGCGGCTCCGGCAGTGTCTACGGCGCGGCGCTCGGCGCCCTCCTGCTGACCTCCATCAACAGCGTGCTGCCCGCCCTCGGCGTCAGCTCGGTGTGGGTGCTGGCCATCAACGGCATCCTGCTCATCCTCGCCATCGCGGTGGACCGTGTGGTCGCGCTGCGGGTGGCTGCAGCCCTGAAGAAGAGGAACGCCCGCCATGGCTGA
- a CDS encoding sugar ABC transporter ATP-binding protein has product MTHRSDTGPAPVLALKGISKSFGAVRALRDVSFELFPGEVHAIAGENGAGKSTLIKSLAGVHRPDSGQVLLDGEPTVFHGPADARDAGIAVIYQEPTLFPDLSIAENIFMGRQPRRALGRIDHRATHVATLALMQRLGVELDPDRPARGLSIADQQIVEIAKALSFDARVLIMDEPTAALTGSEVARLFGVVRTLREQGSAVLFISHRLEEIFQICQRVTTLRDGAWISSEPTEGMTEDDLVRRMVGRDLAELYPKQEVEPGEVALSVRRLTREGVFTDISFDVRRGEIVGLAGLVGAGRTEVARAVFGIDRWDAGEVDLGGKALTNGAPSLAMAAGLALVPEDRRAQGLVMDMSIERNIGLTGLRTAVKAGLVDRGAERSRSLDWAVKLQVKYARIADSVNTLSGGNQQKVVLAKWLATGPKVLIVDEPTRGIDVGTKAEVHRLLSQLAADGVAVLMISSDLPEILGMADRVLVMHEGRLTAEIPRSEATEETVMAAATGRAAA; this is encoded by the coding sequence ATGACCCACCGGTCCGACACGGGTCCGGCCCCCGTTCTCGCCTTGAAGGGCATTTCCAAGTCCTTCGGCGCCGTCCGCGCCCTGCGGGACGTGTCCTTCGAGCTGTTCCCCGGCGAGGTGCACGCAATCGCCGGGGAGAACGGCGCGGGCAAGTCGACCCTGATCAAGAGCCTCGCAGGGGTGCACCGACCGGACTCCGGTCAGGTGCTCCTCGACGGCGAGCCCACGGTCTTCCACGGCCCGGCCGACGCCCGCGACGCGGGTATCGCCGTGATCTACCAGGAGCCCACTCTCTTCCCCGACCTTTCGATCGCCGAGAACATCTTCATGGGCCGCCAGCCGCGGCGCGCACTCGGCCGCATCGACCACAGGGCCACCCACGTGGCCACCCTCGCCCTGATGCAGCGGCTCGGCGTCGAACTCGACCCCGACCGTCCGGCGCGCGGCCTGTCCATCGCCGACCAGCAGATCGTCGAGATCGCCAAGGCGCTGTCCTTCGACGCCCGCGTCCTGATCATGGACGAGCCGACGGCGGCCCTCACCGGCAGCGAGGTGGCCCGGCTCTTCGGTGTCGTCCGCACCCTGCGCGAGCAGGGCTCCGCCGTCCTCTTCATCTCCCACCGACTGGAGGAGATCTTCCAGATCTGCCAGCGGGTCACCACCCTGCGCGACGGCGCCTGGATCTCCAGCGAACCGACCGAGGGCATGACCGAGGACGACCTGGTACGCCGCATGGTCGGCCGCGACCTGGCGGAGCTGTACCCGAAGCAGGAGGTCGAGCCGGGCGAAGTCGCGCTGAGCGTGCGTCGGCTGACCCGCGAGGGCGTCTTCACCGACATCTCCTTCGACGTCCGCCGCGGCGAGATCGTCGGCCTGGCCGGCCTCGTCGGCGCCGGCCGTACGGAGGTGGCGCGAGCCGTCTTCGGCATCGACCGCTGGGACGCGGGCGAGGTCGACCTCGGTGGCAAGGCGCTCACCAACGGCGCCCCGTCCCTCGCGATGGCCGCCGGGCTCGCCCTGGTCCCCGAGGACCGCCGCGCCCAGGGCCTGGTGATGGACATGTCCATCGAGCGGAACATCGGGCTCACCGGACTCCGTACGGCCGTGAAGGCCGGGCTCGTCGACCGCGGCGCCGAACGCAGCCGCTCCCTCGACTGGGCCGTCAAGCTCCAGGTGAAGTACGCCCGGATCGCCGACAGCGTCAACACGCTGTCCGGCGGCAACCAGCAGAAGGTCGTCCTCGCCAAGTGGCTCGCCACCGGGCCGAAGGTGCTGATCGTCGACGAGCCCACCCGGGGCATCGACGTCGGTACGAAGGCCGAGGTGCACCGCCTCCTCAGTCAGCTCGCCGCCGACGGGGTGGCCGTGCTGATGATCTCCTCCGATCTGCCCGAGATCCTCGGTATGGCCGACCGCGTGCTCGTGATGCACGAGGGCCGGCTCACCGCCGAGATCCCTCGCTCCGAAGCCACCGAGGAAACCGTGATGGCCGCAGCCACCGGGAGGGCCGCCGCATGA
- the rhaI gene encoding L-rhamnose isomerase: MTELAAVKAALKTQAIETPSWAYGNSGTRFKVFAQQGVPRDPWEKLDDAGKVHEFTGVAPTVALHIPWDKVEDYAALAKHAQERGVKLGAINSNTFQDDDYKLGSVCHPDAAIRRKAVDHLLECVDIMDATGSQDLKLWFADGTNYPGQDDIRERQDRLAEALAEVYARLGDEQRMLLEYKFFEPAFYATDVPDWGTAYAHCLKLGPKAQVVVDTGHHAPGTNIEFIVATLLREGKLGAFDFNSRFYADDDLMVGSADPFQLFRIMYEVVRGGGFTPEVAFMLDQCHNIEAKIPAIIRSVMNVQEATAKALLVDTAALRSAQQAGDVLEANAVLMDAYNTDVRPLLREVREEMGLDADPMGAYRRSGWASKIVEERVGGEQAGWGA, from the coding sequence GTGACCGAGCTCGCCGCGGTGAAGGCCGCCCTCAAGACCCAGGCCATCGAGACGCCGTCGTGGGCGTACGGAAACTCCGGAACACGCTTCAAGGTGTTCGCCCAACAGGGTGTTCCGCGCGATCCCTGGGAGAAGCTGGACGACGCCGGGAAGGTCCACGAGTTCACCGGCGTGGCCCCGACCGTCGCGCTGCACATCCCCTGGGACAAGGTCGAGGACTATGCGGCCCTCGCCAAGCACGCGCAGGAGCGTGGCGTGAAGCTGGGCGCCATCAACTCCAACACCTTCCAGGACGACGACTACAAGCTGGGCAGCGTCTGCCACCCGGACGCGGCGATCCGCCGCAAGGCCGTCGATCATCTGCTGGAGTGCGTCGACATCATGGACGCGACCGGGTCCCAGGACCTGAAGCTGTGGTTCGCGGACGGTACGAACTATCCCGGCCAGGACGACATCCGTGAGCGGCAGGACCGGCTGGCCGAGGCGCTCGCCGAGGTCTACGCGCGGCTCGGGGACGAGCAGCGGATGCTGCTGGAGTACAAGTTCTTCGAGCCGGCGTTCTACGCGACCGACGTGCCGGACTGGGGCACCGCCTACGCCCACTGCCTGAAGCTCGGGCCGAAGGCGCAGGTCGTGGTCGACACCGGGCACCACGCGCCGGGGACCAACATCGAGTTCATCGTGGCGACGCTGCTGCGCGAGGGGAAGCTCGGCGCGTTCGACTTCAACTCCCGGTTCTACGCGGACGACGACCTGATGGTGGGCTCCGCCGACCCGTTCCAGCTGTTCCGGATCATGTACGAGGTCGTGCGGGGCGGCGGGTTCACTCCCGAGGTCGCGTTCATGCTCGACCAGTGCCACAACATCGAGGCGAAGATCCCGGCGATCATCCGGTCGGTGATGAACGTGCAGGAGGCCACGGCGAAGGCACTGCTGGTGGACACCGCCGCGTTGCGCTCCGCTCAGCAGGCCGGGGACGTGCTGGAGGCCAACGCCGTGCTGATGGACGCGTACAACACGGATGTGCGGCCGTTGCTGCGTGAGGTGCGCGAGGAGATGGGGCTGGATGCCGACCCCATGGGGGCGTACCGCCGGTCCGGGTGGGCGTCGAAGATCGTTGAGGAGCGGGTCGGTGGAGAGCAGGCCGGTTGGGGGGCGTGA
- a CDS encoding bifunctional aldolase/short-chain dehydrogenase produces the protein MATHPEAAALLARSRRLGADPRNTNYAGGNTSAKGTDTDPVTGGDVELMWVKGSGGDLGTLTEAGLAVLRLDRMRALVDVYPGVEREDEMVAAFDYCLHGKGGAAPSIDTAMHGLVDAAHVDHLHPDSGIALACAADGEKLTAECFGDSVVWVPWRRPGFQLGLDIAAIKRENPQAIGCVLGGHGITAWGETAEECERNSLHIIRTAERFLVERGKAEPFGPAVEGYAALAASERRERAAALAPHVRAIASQDRPQVGHFTDADVVLDFLASAEHPRLAALGTSCPDHFLRTKVRPLVLDLPPAADLDTAIARLKELHAEYRDEYAAYYQRHAEPDSPAMRGADPAIVLIPGVGMFSFGKDKQTARVAGEFYVNAINVMRGAEAVSTYAPIEESEKFRIEYWALEEAKLQRMPKAKPLATRVALVTGAGSGIGKAIAQRLVAEGACVVVADLNGENAASVAEELGGADKAVAVTVDVTDEEQIGEAFKAAALAFGGVDLVVNNAGISISKPLLETSARDWDLQHDIMARGSFLVSREAARVMIAQGLGGDIIYIASKNAVFAGPNNIAYSATKADQAHQVRLLAAELGEHGIRVNGVNPDGVVRGSGIFAAGWGAQRAATYGIEEEKLGEFYAQRTILKREVLPDHVANAVFALTGGELTHTTGLHIPVDAGVAAAFLR, from the coding sequence ATGGCAACCCATCCCGAAGCTGCCGCTCTTCTCGCCCGGTCCCGTCGGCTCGGTGCCGATCCGCGTAACACCAACTACGCCGGCGGCAACACGTCCGCCAAGGGGACCGACACCGATCCCGTCACCGGGGGTGATGTGGAGCTGATGTGGGTGAAGGGGTCCGGGGGCGACCTCGGGACGCTCACCGAGGCGGGGCTGGCCGTACTGCGGCTGGACCGGATGCGGGCGCTCGTCGACGTGTACCCGGGGGTGGAGCGCGAGGACGAGATGGTGGCCGCGTTCGACTACTGCCTGCACGGTAAGGGTGGGGCGGCGCCGTCCATCGACACCGCCATGCACGGGCTGGTGGACGCCGCCCACGTCGATCATCTGCACCCCGACTCCGGGATCGCGCTCGCCTGCGCGGCCGACGGGGAGAAGCTGACCGCCGAGTGTTTCGGGGACAGCGTGGTGTGGGTGCCGTGGCGGCGGCCCGGCTTCCAGCTCGGGCTGGACATCGCGGCGATCAAGCGGGAGAACCCGCAGGCCATCGGGTGTGTGCTGGGCGGACACGGGATCACCGCCTGGGGCGAGACCGCCGAGGAGTGCGAGAGGAACTCGCTGCACATCATCCGTACCGCCGAGCGGTTCCTCGTCGAGCGGGGGAAGGCCGAGCCGTTCGGGCCCGCCGTCGAGGGGTACGCGGCGCTCGCCGCCTCGGAGCGCCGGGAGCGGGCCGCCGCCCTGGCGCCGCACGTCCGGGCGATCGCCTCGCAGGACAGGCCGCAGGTCGGCCACTTCACCGACGCGGACGTCGTCCTCGACTTCCTGGCGAGCGCGGAGCACCCGCGCCTCGCCGCCCTGGGCACCTCGTGCCCCGACCACTTCCTGCGTACGAAGGTCCGGCCGCTCGTGCTGGACCTTCCGCCGGCCGCCGATCTCGACACGGCGATCGCACGGCTGAAGGAACTGCACGCCGAGTACCGGGACGAGTACGCCGCCTACTACCAGCGGCACGCCGAGCCCGACTCCCCCGCGATGCGCGGCGCCGACCCGGCGATCGTGCTGATCCCGGGCGTGGGCATGTTCAGCTTCGGCAAGGACAAGCAGACCGCGCGGGTGGCCGGCGAGTTCTACGTCAACGCGATCAACGTGATGCGGGGCGCCGAGGCCGTGTCGACGTACGCGCCGATCGAGGAGTCGGAGAAGTTCCGCATCGAGTACTGGGCGCTGGAGGAGGCCAAGCTCCAGCGGATGCCCAAGGCGAAGCCGCTCGCGACGCGGGTGGCGCTCGTCACGGGTGCGGGGAGCGGGATCGGCAAGGCCATCGCCCAGCGGCTGGTCGCCGAGGGTGCCTGTGTCGTCGTCGCCGATCTCAACGGCGAGAACGCCGCTTCCGTCGCCGAGGAGCTGGGCGGGGCCGACAAGGCCGTCGCCGTGACCGTCGACGTGACGGACGAGGAGCAGATCGGTGAGGCGTTCAAGGCCGCCGCGCTGGCCTTCGGCGGTGTCGATCTCGTCGTCAACAACGCGGGCATCTCGATCTCCAAGCCGCTGCTGGAGACGTCGGCGAGGGACTGGGATCTCCAGCACGACATCATGGCGCGCGGTTCCTTCCTCGTGTCGCGTGAGGCGGCCCGGGTGATGATCGCGCAGGGGCTGGGCGGCGACATCATCTACATCGCCTCGAAGAACGCCGTCTTCGCCGGACCCAACAACATCGCCTACTCCGCCACCAAGGCCGACCAGGCGCACCAGGTGCGACTGCTGGCCGCCGAGCTGGGTGAGCACGGCATCCGCGTCAACGGGGTCAACCCGGACGGTGTGGTGCGCGGCTCCGGGATCTTCGCGGCCGGCTGGGGTGCCCAGCGCGCGGCGACCTACGGGATCGAGGAGGAGAAGCTGGGCGAGTTCTACGCGCAGCGGACCATCCTCAAGCGCGAGGTGCTGCCGGACCACGTGGCGAACGCGGTGTTCGCGCTGACGGGCGGGGAGCTGACGCACACCACCGGTCTGCACATCCCGGTCGACGCCGGCGTGGCCGCCGCCTTCCTCCGATGA
- a CDS encoding rhamnulokinase family protein, translated as MSTQATSGSVKSYAAVDLGASSGRVMVGRAGRDSLELVEAHRFPNRPVRTPEGLRWDVLSLYAGVLDGLRAAGQVDSVGIDSWAVDYGLLDADGALLGNPVHYRDARTEGVAEKVWATVPAAELYAATGLQYAPFNTLYQLVAARSSAQLAYAKKLLLIPDLLTYWLTGELGTELTNASTTQLIDPRTRDWSYDVAARLGVDLELFAPLRRPGDPAGLLQRRVLEETGLTGPVPVTTVGSHDTASAVTAVPATGERFAYICTGTWSLAGLELEAPVLTEASRAANFTNELGLDGTVRYLRNIMGLWLLQECVREWGNPDLGELLRAAAAVPALRSVVDAGDAAFLAPGRMPERIAEACRASGQPVPETPAEITRCILDSLALAHRRAVTEAQALADHPVDVVHIVGGGTRNALLCQLTADACGLPVVAGPAEAAALGNVLVQARTHGLVGDRASMRQLLADTQPLVRYEPQGDPAAWRAAEARLTER; from the coding sequence ATGAGCACGCAGGCGACGAGCGGCTCCGTGAAGTCGTACGCGGCGGTCGACCTCGGTGCGTCCAGTGGGCGTGTCATGGTCGGCCGCGCGGGGCGGGACTCGCTGGAGCTGGTCGAGGCCCACCGGTTCCCCAATCGCCCGGTGCGCACGCCCGAGGGGCTGCGCTGGGACGTGCTGTCGCTGTACGCGGGCGTCCTGGACGGGCTGAGGGCGGCCGGGCAGGTCGACTCCGTCGGGATCGACAGCTGGGCCGTCGACTATGGGCTTCTGGACGCGGACGGTGCTCTGCTGGGCAATCCGGTGCACTACCGGGACGCCCGTACCGAGGGTGTCGCGGAGAAGGTGTGGGCCACCGTGCCCGCCGCCGAGCTGTACGCGGCTACCGGGTTGCAGTACGCGCCCTTCAACACGCTGTACCAGCTGGTCGCCGCCCGGTCCTCCGCCCAACTCGCCTACGCGAAGAAGCTGTTGCTCATCCCCGATCTGCTGACGTACTGGCTGACCGGTGAGCTGGGCACCGAGCTGACCAACGCCTCGACGACGCAGTTGATCGATCCCCGCACGCGCGACTGGTCGTACGACGTGGCGGCACGGCTCGGGGTCGACCTGGAGCTGTTCGCGCCGCTGCGGCGGCCCGGCGATCCGGCGGGACTGCTTCAGCGGCGGGTGCTGGAGGAGACCGGGCTGACAGGACCGGTTCCGGTGACGACGGTCGGGTCGCACGACACCGCCTCGGCGGTGACCGCCGTCCCGGCGACCGGTGAGCGGTTCGCGTACATCTGCACCGGCACCTGGTCTCTGGCCGGCCTGGAGCTGGAGGCGCCGGTGCTGACCGAGGCGAGCCGGGCGGCCAACTTCACCAATGAGCTGGGGCTCGACGGCACGGTCCGTTACCTCCGGAACATCATGGGGCTGTGGCTGCTCCAGGAATGCGTACGGGAGTGGGGGAACCCGGATCTCGGCGAGCTGCTGCGGGCCGCCGCGGCGGTGCCCGCGCTGCGGTCGGTCGTGGACGCCGGGGACGCCGCGTTCCTCGCGCCCGGCCGGATGCCGGAGCGGATCGCCGAGGCGTGCCGGGCGTCGGGACAGCCCGTTCCGGAGACGCCCGCCGAGATCACCCGCTGCATCCTCGACTCGCTGGCCCTCGCCCACCGGCGGGCCGTCACCGAGGCCCAGGCCCTCGCCGACCATCCCGTGGACGTCGTTCACATCGTCGGCGGCGGCACCCGTAACGCCCTGCTCTGCCAGCTCACCGCCGACGCCTGCGGGCTGCCGGTGGTGGCGGGACCGGCGGAGGCGGCGGCCCTGGGCAACGTCCTCGTCCAGGCCCGCACCCACGGCCTGGTCGGCGACCGGGCCTCGATGCGGCAACTCCTCGCCGACACCCAGCCGCTGGTGCGGTACGAGCCCCAGGGCGATCCGGCGGCCTGGCGCGCGGCGGAGGCCCGGCTCACCGAAAGGTGA
- a CDS encoding (Fe-S)-binding protein gives MRVALFLTCVNDTLYPDTGRAVVKLLTRLGVDVDFPMGQTCCGQAHYNTGYRREAEPLARQFSDVFRDYEAIVTPSGSCGAMVRELYPRMGERARAEGRGDTLARTLAPVVPKTYELTEFLVDVLGVTDVGAYYPHKVTYHPTCHGLRSLGLGERPHRLLRAVKGLELVELPGADECCGFGGTFAVKNSDVSAAMGTDKVRNAESTGAEVLCAADNSCLMHIGGTMTRLRTAVRPVHIAEILASTEEEPLV, from the coding sequence ATGCGTGTCGCCCTGTTCCTGACCTGTGTCAACGACACGCTCTACCCGGACACCGGCCGGGCCGTGGTGAAACTGCTGACCAGGTTGGGTGTCGACGTCGACTTCCCGATGGGGCAGACCTGCTGCGGACAGGCGCACTACAACACCGGGTACCGACGGGAGGCCGAACCACTGGCCCGGCAGTTCTCCGATGTATTCCGGGACTACGAGGCGATCGTGACGCCGTCCGGCTCATGCGGGGCGATGGTGCGGGAGCTGTATCCGCGGATGGGTGAACGCGCGCGGGCGGAGGGGCGCGGCGACACCCTGGCACGGACGCTGGCGCCGGTCGTGCCGAAGACCTACGAGCTGACCGAGTTCCTGGTGGACGTGCTGGGCGTGACCGACGTCGGGGCGTACTACCCGCACAAGGTGACCTACCACCCGACCTGCCACGGGCTGCGGAGCCTCGGCCTCGGCGAGCGGCCGCACCGGCTGCTCCGGGCCGTGAAGGGGCTGGAGCTGGTGGAGCTGCCGGGCGCCGACGAGTGCTGCGGTTTCGGCGGTACGTTCGCCGTGAAGAACTCCGATGTCTCGGCGGCCATGGGCACGGACAAGGTGCGCAACGCCGAGTCGACGGGCGCCGAGGTGCTGTGCGCGGCCGACAACTCGTGCCTGATGCACATCGGCGGCACGATGACCCGGCTGCGCACGGCCGTACGGCCGGTTCACATCGCGGAGATCCTGGCGAGCACGGAAGAGGAGCCCCTCGTATGA
- a CDS encoding LutB/LldF family L-lactate oxidation iron-sulfur protein, which produces MSGTFVGMPAFPKAAHEAVHNTTLRGNLRHATHTIRAKRAAAVAEMSDWAALREAGKQIKDHTLRHLDRYLVQLEEAVTAAGGTVHWAADADEANRIVTYLVKATGESEVVKIKSMATQEIGLNEALEAEGINAYETDLAELIVQLGKDRPSHILVPAIHRNRGEIRDIFAREMSEWGRPAPEGLTDTPAELADAARLHLREKFLRAKVGVSGANFMVADTGTLVVVESEGNGRMCLTLPETLISVVGIEKIVPTWRDLEVFLQTLPRSSTAERMNPYTSTWTGTTAEDGPQTFHLVLIDNGRTDTLADEVGRQALRCIRCSACLNVCPVYERAGGHAYGSVYPGPIGAILSPQLRGTGSEIDASLPYASSLCGACYEVCPVAIDIPEVLVHLRERVVQGGPVTEQGNKVVLKPAKGHAAERAAMRAARWAFSHPGALRTGQRLASRTRRFHPRTLPGPGKAWSASRDLPALPAEPFRDWWQRTNGGKETGK; this is translated from the coding sequence ATGAGCGGGACGTTCGTCGGTATGCCGGCCTTCCCGAAGGCCGCGCACGAAGCCGTGCACAACACGACCCTGCGCGGCAATCTGCGCCACGCCACCCACACCATCCGGGCCAAACGCGCGGCCGCGGTCGCGGAGATGTCCGACTGGGCCGCGCTGCGCGAGGCCGGCAAGCAGATCAAGGACCACACGCTCCGTCATCTCGACCGGTATCTCGTGCAGCTGGAGGAGGCGGTCACGGCCGCGGGCGGCACGGTCCACTGGGCCGCCGACGCGGACGAGGCCAACCGGATCGTCACGTATCTCGTCAAGGCGACCGGGGAGAGCGAGGTCGTCAAGATCAAGTCGATGGCCACGCAGGAGATCGGGCTGAACGAGGCGCTGGAGGCCGAGGGCATCAACGCCTACGAGACCGACCTCGCCGAACTCATCGTGCAGTTGGGCAAGGACCGGCCCTCACACATCCTCGTCCCGGCGATCCACCGCAACCGGGGCGAGATCCGGGACATCTTCGCGCGCGAGATGAGCGAGTGGGGCCGCCCGGCCCCCGAAGGTCTCACCGACACACCCGCCGAGCTGGCGGACGCCGCGCGGCTGCATCTGCGGGAGAAGTTCCTGCGCGCCAAGGTCGGTGTCTCCGGCGCCAACTTCATGGTCGCCGACACCGGCACGCTGGTGGTCGTGGAGTCCGAGGGCAACGGCCGGATGTGCCTCACCCTGCCCGAGACCCTGATCTCCGTCGTCGGCATCGAGAAGATCGTCCCGACCTGGCGGGACCTGGAGGTGTTCCTGCAGACCCTCCCGCGCTCCTCCACGGCCGAGCGGATGAACCCGTACACCTCGACCTGGACGGGCACGACCGCCGAGGACGGCCCGCAGACCTTCCACCTCGTCCTCATCGACAACGGCCGCACCGACACGCTCGCCGACGAGGTCGGCCGCCAGGCCCTGCGCTGCATCCGCTGCTCGGCCTGCCTCAACGTCTGCCCGGTGTACGAGCGGGCGGGCGGCCACGCGTACGGCTCGGTCTACCCGGGCCCGATCGGCGCCATCCTCAGCCCCCAGCTCCGGGGTACGGGGAGCGAGATCGACGCCTCCCTGCCGTACGCCTCCTCGCTGTGCGGCGCCTGCTACGAGGTGTGCCCGGTCGCCATCGACATCCCCGAGGTGCTGGTGCATCTGCGGGAGCGGGTCGTGCAGGGCGGCCCGGTGACGGAGCAGGGCAACAAGGTCGTGCTCAAGCCCGCGAAGGGGCACGCCGCCGAGCGGGCGGCGATGCGCGCGGCCCGCTGGGCGTTCAGCCACCCCGGCGCGCTGCGCACCGGGCAGCGGCTGGCGTCCCGCACCCGCCGCTTCCATCCCCGTACGCTGCCGGGCCCCGGCAAGGCGTGGAGCGCCAGCCGCGACCTCCCCGCGCTGCCGGCCGAGCCCTTCCGGGACTGGTGGCAGCGTACGAACGGTGGAAAGGAAACGGGCAAGTGA